CGGCGCATCATAGTGATTGAGGGGCTCGATGAGGATCGTGATGTCGTGCTTTGCGGCCTGCTCGCAGGCATAGGTCAGATTGGCGATGAAGGTCGCGTGCGCCTTCGGGCCACCGGCAAAACCGGCCATGACATGAACACATGCGCAGTTGATCGCGACAGCATACTCAAGTGCCTGATCTATGGCTGCCCTGGCTTCGTCTTCGCGTCCCGGGATTGCCGCTAGACCATTGTCGCCTGCCGCCACGTTGCCCCGCATGGTGTTGAGGCCAAGCATGGTCATGCCGGTCTCATCAAGGGCGGCTTTCACCTTCTCGGCAGGCACATCAAAGGGCCAGTGGCACTCGACGGCATCAAAGCCAGCCGCCTTGGCAGCGCGAATGGCGTCAGGCAGGGGCAGGTCGCTCCAGAGAAAACCGAGGTTGGCGGAAAATTGTGTCATCACTCCCACTCCACATCAAATTTTGTGACCAGATTCTGCACCTGTGCGGCACTGAGGCCTTTCGGATTGTGACCTCTGGTCAATATTGCGAGCCGTGCGGTATCCTCCAGCTCTTCGATTGCATTGCATGCTGCCTCGACATCCTTAGCAGCAACGACAGGGCCGTGGTTGGCGAGCATCACTGCCGACCGTTTGCCTGCCAGTCCCTTGACCGCATCACCGATGGCCGCGTCGCCCGGCATGAAGAAGGGCAACAGCTTGACCTTGCCGAGCTTCATGATGGCGTAAGGGGTGAGATGGGGAAGGAAGTCATCCTCGTCGGCATCGGGCATCATGGACAGGGCTACCGAATGGCAGGAATGCAGATGCACGACGGCGCCAGCGGTTGACCGGGTGTCATAGAATGCGGAATGCAGAGGCATTTCCTTGGTCGGCTTGTCGCCGCTGATCAGCAGGCCCTTGTCATCAAACCGGCTCAGGCGAGCGGGATCGAGGCGACCAAAGCAGGAACCAGTCGGCGATACAAGAAGGCCGCCGTCCGATGTGCGAGCGGAGATGTTCCCTGTTGATCCGCCGGTTAGGCCGCGATCAAACATCGACTTGGCCAACAGGCACATCAGCTCACGCAGGTGGGCTTCCTCGCTCATTGCTTTTCGATCTCCTCAAGCTTGCGGAGCGCATCGGCAAAGAAGCCGGGAGCACCGAAGTTGCCCGATTTCAAGGTCAGCGCAACTGTCTTGCCGCCTGTTTTGCAGAAGGACCATGGCACGCCCGGGGCTATCTCGGCGCTCACGTCCAGAGTGGTGACATCAAGGGCTTTGGTCACTGCACCGGATGTTTCGCCACCGGCGACGATGAAGCGTTCCGCACCCTGATCGCGAGCCGCGACAGCGAGTTTTGCCAGGGCTTCTTCGACGATTTCGCCTGCGCGCATCACGCCAAGCTTTTCCTGTGCGATCTTGACCTGATCAGGCTCTGCCGTCGCGTAGATCAGCGGGGCTTTGGCCAGATCCTGTGCTGCGAGCCATTCTAGGGCCTTGCCCGGACCATTTTCCGCTAGATCGATGGCATCAAGTTGATAGCTCGGTGCGGTTTTGCTGTAGGCGGCAACCTGAGCGCGGGTCATGGCAGAGCAGGATCCCGACAGGACGATGGCCGTTTTTGCCAGCTCGGGGACCTCCGTTCCTGCCGCATTTTTGGATAGGGTGCCTTCCTTCATGTACAAGTTTGGCAAGGGCATGGCGATGGCGCTGCCTCCGGTGAGGAGCGCCATGTCTTGGCAGGCTTCAGCGATGAGATAGAGATCGTCATTGGCCACGGCGTCGACCACAACATGGGCCACACCATCCTTTTTCAGCTCTTCAAGTCGTGCCTTGATGGCGTCCGGCCCTTTTGCGACGCAGAGCCGATTGGCAAGGCCCACCGGTTTCGTCACCTGCGGCTGAAGAAGGCGCATCAGGTTGCTGTCTCGCATCGGGGTGAGGGGGTGGTCCTTCATCGGGCTTTCGGCAATGGGCTGTTCACCGACAAACAGGTTGCCCATGAAGATGGAGCGGCCGTTCTCGGGGAAGGCCGGGCAATAGATCGTCTGGTCAGTGCCGATTTCTTCCATCAAGGCTTCGGCAATCGGGCCGATGTTGCCTTCTGCGGTGGAATCAAAGGTCGAGCAGTATTTCCAGAAGAAATGGGTTGCGCCCGCGCGTTTCAGCCAGTCGTAAGCAGCGCGGACCTCCGGAAGGGCTTCATCAAGTGGTGCAGTTCGGCATTTCAGCGCGATGACTTCAAATGCTGCAGTGTCCTTCGGTTCTTCTGAGGGCACGCCCATGCGAAGGGATACTTTTACCCCTGATCGTGCCAGCAGACCGGCCAGATCCGTGGCTCCGGTGAAATCGTCGGCAATACAGCCAAGCAAGGTTCCCATTTTCATGTCCTCCCGGGGCATAATGGCTTTGATTGGATTTTGGCGAGCAGTCCTTCAGCGCGTGATGACAACGGGTCGATCAACAGGCGCGGACTGTTCGCCGAATTTCGTGCGGATGGTTGATCTCGGCGATCAGTCCATGCCGGGCAGGGTGATGCCTGCGTTGCGGGCGTAAACCTTGGCAATGGCTGCATCGTCTTCAAAGCCCAGACCGGTGCCTGCGGCTGCGAGATATTGCTGCAGAGCTGCGGCGGTGATCGGCGCACCGAATTTGGCACCTTTGGCGATGTCGAGGACAATGCCGAGGTCTTTGAGCCAGATGTTGATCGCGGAATGAGGCGTATAGTCGCCAGCGACAACATGAGGGGCGCGGTTTTCCAGCATCCAGCTGGTGCCAGCACATTTGGAAATGACCTCTACAAAGCTCGCCGGTTCAACCCCTTGCGTCATGCCGAAGGTGATGGCTTCGCCCATTGCGGCGATGTGAATGCCCGCCAGCATCTGGTTGACGGCTTTCATGGCCGAGCCTGCCCCGGCGCAGTCGCCGAGACGGAAGACCGTTTCGGCGGTGGCTTCAAACAGCTCTTCTGCTGCGGCATAGGCTTCAGGCGTTGCGGATGACAGGATCGAGAGCTGGCCCTGTGCGGCCTTGATGGCGCCTCCGGAAATCGGAGCGTCGACATAGAGGACGCCGACTTCCGAGCATTTGGCTTCCATCGCACGTGCAAAGTCCGGAGCCACGGTGGCGCAGGACATGACGACTGCGCCCTTCTTCATCTTGGGAAGAATACCATCCTCACCCACGAGGACAGCTTCGGTCTGTGCAGCGTTAAGGACAATCAACACGGCGGCGTCAAGTTCGGGGGCAATTGCGTTGAGCTCGGCTGACTTTCCGCCTTCATCAACCAGGCTCTGCATCCGCTCGGGCACAATATCAAATCCGTAGGTGTCATGCCCCGCCCGCACCAGGCTCTTTGCCATGCCATATCCCATTGATCCGAGACCAATTGCTGCAACCTTCATCTTGGGTATTCCTTCTTCCAGCAATTCCAGCGTTTGGCAAATTGCCTTGCCAATTTCGTAGAATGTAGGTAATGTAACGGAAATTGATATCGGTACCGTTATCGATAACAGGATATTGGATCTAAGACGCTTCCTTGTCAAGATCAAATGCGGGTGCAGATGGGGCATCTGGTCACGAAACCAATAGAAAACTAAGGGTTTTTCACCAGCGGAGACACAAGTCGATCATGCCAAGAGTGACATTACTGGATGTGGCCAAGGCCGCCGGGGTCAGCAAGATGACTGCGTCCAGAGCGTTGAGGGAACATTCTGATGTCGCAACGGAAACCCGCGAGAAAGTTCGTCGGATTGCCGCTGAACTCGGGTATGTACCGAATCAGATGGCGTCGATGCTGTCCGCGAAGTCCTCGTTGATTGTGCCGATGATTATTCCCTCGATATCCAACAGTGTGTTTGCGGATATCGTTGCTCATGCGCAGCCGCTGTTGCTGGAAGCTGGCTACCAGATGATGCTGTTCAATACGGACTATTCCCTTGATCGGGAAGAGAAGGCCATCGCGGCGATGATGGCCTGGTCTCCGGCGGCGATCATCCTCTCGGGCGTCGATCACACGGAGCTGTCGAGACAGCAACTGAAGAATGCAGGGATCCCGGTTGTCGAGATGATGGATCTTGCCGAGGATCCCATCGATCTGGCCGTCGGGTTCGATCATGTTCAGGCCGGGGTCGACATGGCCCGCTATCTGATCGGGCGCGGGTACAAGCGTTTTGCCTTCTGTGGCAGCCAGCTCGATATGGACACAAGGGCCTACAAACGTTTTGCGGGCTTTCGGGAAACCCTTGAAGCCAGTGGCCTGATGCCGCCGTCGCTGGTCAATATCGACGATCCCGAGGGCATCCTGACGCAAGACGACTTTCAAAGCATGCTGAATGTCGTTGATGGCCTTGATTGCATCTACTTCAGCAATGATGATTTGGCGGTCTCTGCTCTTCTATTCTGCGCAAGGCTCGGAATTTCAGTTCCGGAGCAATTGGCGATTGCGGGGTTCAACGACATTCCCCTCGGGCGGCAGATCACGCCCCGCCTGACGACGACGCGGACCCCTCGCGGACTGATTGGCGAGAAGGCGGCCCAATATGCCCTTGAAGCGATCAAGAACAAGGAAGATTTTCCAAAGGTTCTTGACCTGAAGTCTGAACTGCTGCCCCGCGAAAGTGCGTGAGGTCTTCGGCCACTTTGGTCTGGCGTTTGGGCAGGCCTGCCACCATAATCGGACGTCTTCAAAGCCATTTTGCTTGTATCTTTCGCCCGTCTGGTATTATCACTATACCAGTTAAGGGATGTGAGCTGGGTTGTGATCCGGTTCAGATCTCGCGTTGAGCGGTTTGTGGTCCGGAAACCGGATTGACAGGTGCCGTGATGTTGGAACGAACTGGAGGGTGGAGAGCGTGACCGAGACCGGTGATCAAAAGGGTGAACGCAAGATCGTGCGCCAGAAACTGTCTGATCAGGTGCTGGACGAATTGCGGTCCATGATCCATGCGGGGGAATTCGGCCCGAACGACTATTTGCCTTCGGAGCGGGATCTCATGCAGCGGTTTGGGGTGGGAAGACCTGCCGTGCGCGAGGCTCTGCAGTCGCTCCACACTCAGGGGTTGATCACCATTAAGCACGGCGAGCGATCCCGGGTGAACAAGCTATCTGCCAATGCGGTTCTGGATCATGCCGACGAGATTGCCCGGTTGCTGCTTCATTCGGCGCCGAAGAATTTCGAGCATCTCAAGCAGGCGCGCCGCATGTTTGAGAGAGGGATCATTCGTGAGGCCGCGCAGATGGCGACGGCAGACGATATTCGGGATCTCAGGGATTTTATCGAGGCGCAGGAGCAGAAGCTTGGCAATCCAGACGAGTTTGTCGAGATCGATATTCGTTTTCATGCGCGGATTGCGGAAATCACGCAAAATCCCATCATTGCAGCTGCATCCGGTGCGATGCTGCGTTGGCTGATGGAGTATCAGCACAGTCTGGTTCACTGGGCGGGCAACGAGACCGTCACTCTGAAGGAACACCGCAAGATTGTCGATTTGATCGAGGCAAAGGACGCGGATGCTGCGGTGCAGGAGATGCAACGCCACCTTGATCGCTCCAATGTGCTCTACAACAGCTGAGCGCGAACCCTCTTCGCGCCATGCTGTATCGTGGTCGGGTGAGTGGATTAAACGAGGTCTCCTGCTTCTCTCGTGCCAACCATCGGGCTCAAGCGGCTTTGGTGTGGGCACTTGGTCGCTGGCTCAGTTTTGCTTTCAGAAGACGATCTTTTGGTCGCAATGCCCTTCAGCAGCCCTTTCCCTTCAGATTTCAGCGAATAATTCCGATAAATGCAATCGACCAGTTGACATCGGCCTCCAAATATATGCTGATATAATCATCATGTCATCATACCAGTTGAGGCGCGTTGCGTTCGACTGAGAGTCTGGGAGGACACGAATATGACCGTAGTCGCATTATTTGGTGCAGGTGGGAAAATGGGCATGCGCCTGGGGCGCAACCTGTTGAAGACGGATTTCGAAGTGCGCCACGTCGAAGTCTCTGACATCGGCAAGGAAAAGCTGAAGGCCGAATTTGGCGTGGACGCCATGGATCAGGCAACTGCTATTGACGGCGCTGATGTCGTTATCCTCGCTGTGCCGGACACGGTGATCGGCAAGCTGTCGACCTCGCTCATTCCGGTGCTGGCACCGGGCACCATGGTCGTCATTCTCGATGCTGCTGCTCCCTATGCCGGTTACCTGCCAGAACGGGCCGACATTTCCTATTTCGTCACCCATCCCTGCCATCCGCCGATCTTCAACGATGAATCAACGCCAGAAGGGCGCAACGACCATTTCGGTGGTATTGCCGCCAAGCAGGGCGTCGTCAATGCCCTGATGCAGGGACCCGATGAGCACTATGCCCTTGGCGACAAGATTGCTCGCGCCATCTATGCGCCGGTGGCAAACACCTACCGCTGCACGGTCGAGCAAATGGCCTATCTGGAACCCGGCCTGTCCGAGACCGTTTGCGCTTCCTTGCTGGTTGTCATGCGACAGGCCATGGACGAAGTTATCAAGACCGGCGTTTCTAAGGAATGTGCCCGTGACTTCTTGCTTGGCCATATGAATATTCTTGGCGCGGTTATTTTTGAGGAAGTCGAAGGTGTCTTCTCGGATGCCTGTAACAAGGCCATTGAGTTCGGTATTCCGACGCTGATGAAGGATGACTGGAAGGACGTGTTCAAGGCCGAAGAAATCATGGCCAGCGTCAAGCGCATCACCTAGCACGTCGCTGCAGTCCAGTGGCTCGCAGCGTCACTTGACGAAGCTGCGGACCAGTTGCTCAAGCCAAAAAACCTGCTGGCTGTCGGATCATCTCCGGCGGTCAGTTTTGTTTTGGTGAACTCTATTCAGGCGATGGAGCGCACTTCCGCAACGCGTTCGTGCTCGATGCAAGACGGGTGTTTGGAAAATCATATGTGCGGGAAAATTTTGGTAGCGGAGGCCCGATACCGTTCATATCCACACTTGCCGGAAATACTCTATAAGCTCCAATTATTCTCTCGAATGCTAAATGCATGAAAGATTCGTAGCTTCACCTTTGATTTTATTCAGATATTTTTCAGGGATCATATATGGTGAAAGAGTTCAACCATTCCGCACAAGAAACTAGTTCTAAACGCGCTCATCGTTCAGGTCCCTCTCAACTTTTGATACTTTTTCCATCATCAAGGGATTACCGAATGCCAAGCAATGAAAGACTACCTCATTAAACATGAGTTCCAGGATTCTTGTCATGACAGCATTTGCTCCAAACAGATTGACACCAGGAGGAGTGATAACAGGTATGTCTGCAATACTTCCAAGCGGAGACTCTGCAACGCCGACAACAGCGGCAACCACCGCTCCTTGTGCCTTAGCGGTATCTGCTGCTTGCAGTGTCAAACGAGTTCTTCCTGAATAAGAAATGGCTATTGCCATGTCTCCTCGTTCCATCACAGATGCCGCTGCCAGCTGATTGTGATGATCTTCAGAAAAATTGATGCGAATTCCCAGTCGCAACAATCGCTGATGAAGATCCAAAGCAACAACCGCAGAAGCCCCAACCCCAAACACTTGGATCGACCGAGCCTTCCTAATTGCCTTGATCATGTCCTCCAATTCGTTTGATTGCGAGAGCAGGTCAGCAAATCTCAATGCTCTCACCGAAGCGCTATGAAAGACTTTGTAGGCGATTTCATTAAAGTTATCAGCTGGTGTGATTGGCTCGGAGGTAACGCTACCTTGAACGGACTTCTGCATACTCCTCGTCTCATGCATCAAAGCACGACGTAGCTCTTTAAGGCCAGAATACCCGAGGCGTTTGCATAGCCGATCAACTGTAGATCGACTTGTTCCAGAACGCTTTACGATCTCTTCGGAAGAAAGACCCGCTACGTCATACTCCGCAATACTAAGAAGTAGTTCGACCACTTTTCGTTGGGCAGAAGTGAAGCGCATGCGCGAAATGCGGTGAAGCAGCATGTGGTTTTGTAGCTCGGACATTTGCGTCAAATTTCTTCCGTTTTGAAACACGATGTTTCAAAAACATAGCTTTTTCAGATTTAAAAGACAATTGTGTTCATGCTAGCGTCCTTCGTGGCGGAAGAGGAGTTCGCCACCTACACGTTCGGAGGAACACATGCATAAATTCAAGAATACGAGAGCCCTGCTTCTTGGCGCCATGTCGAGTACTCTGCTTCTGGCATCAACAGGTCTTTCCAGCGCCGTCGAATTGACTTTCTGGCACCACACTTACCCACCCGCACGCACGTTTATTGAAAAGAAAGCGGCAGAATTTACTGCCCTGCATCCAGACATCACGATCAAGCTTCACGACGACCCGCATGGAGACTATGAAGTCAAACTGCTCTCTGCGATTGCGGCAGGTAATCCACCTGACATTGTAAACGTCCTCGACTACCTATTCCCGCAATATGTGAAACGAGGAATTCTCGCTGAAGTCGATCCTGAAGCATTTGGCGTCAAATCAGCGGAAGAGTTGAACGGTCTGTATCAACCTGGAGCTCTGTCTGGCCTGACAATCAACGGCAAGGTTCATGGCGTTCCGGAAGAGTTCAATACCCTGGCTCTTTTCCTCAACAAAGAGCATTTTTCCGACATAGGCATAGACGTCGAAAACCCGGACAATTGGCCAAAGACCTGGACACAGTTGTTTGATGTGGCAGGGAAACTGCAGAAGCCTGATAATTCTCGTATCGGCTTTAACTGGGTTTGGAACCTAGATCCATACTGGTACGCACAGCAATACTGGCCAATTCTCACTCAGTATGGCTGTGAAGTTGTTGACGTCAGCGGGAAAGCTGCAATTAACTCAGACGCATGCGTTAAGGCTTTCACAGAGACCTGGAAAATTCTGATCGACAAAAAGCTTGGCGGTCCGGAACTGGCTACGGTCAACCCTGTAAACGCACTTCAGGATTTCAGTGAAGCACGACAATCAATGGCTATTGCAGGTATCTGGGCTCCACCGCTCTACTCGGATGAAGTCAAGAAAAACTATGTAGTTGCTCCGCTACCTCAGTTGAATCCAGACGACCCCAAAACTCTTTTGAACTCATATGCTCTTGCTGTAACTGCCGCTTCAAAAAACCAGAAAGAAGCATTCCAGTTTCTGAACTATCTGACATCAGACAGTGACGGCTACTTAGAGGCCACCGGTTATGTCACGGGCCGCAAGGGCTGGGCAGAAACAGAAGTTGCTATGCAAACACGCGGCTCCAAGATTTTCGCGGAAGGCCAAAAGTACGGCTCTTTCGTCTGGCGCTCAGCCACGTGGAGCGAAGAAGGAACTGCGATCAAAAACGCAATTGAACAGTTTGCGCAAGGCGTACCCGTCAAGCAGGCTCTCGATCAGGCTGCCGCCGACATCGATAGTATTCGCCAGCGTTGAGGATTGAAAAATGCGAAAGAGGATCAGGCTCAACGAAAAGTTAGGTGTTGCCGGTTGGGGGCTAATATTCGCGATCCCCGCGATGGCATATATCCTAGCGTTTCTGCTCTACCCGATCCTCTTTTCCTTTTACATCAGTCTGCATGACTATGACTTGCTATCAGATCCGGTATATGTCGGCTTCAAGCACTTCGCTTACCTCGCGTCTGATCGCGCTTTTCTGAATTCAGTAAAAGTCACAATTTTCTATGTCGCTTATACGATTGGGCCTGTTCTCTTGCTTTCCTTCACTCTTGCCTGGGCACTCACACAGGTCAGAAGATCGAGAGGAATTTGGCAGACCCTGCTTTTCATACCTTCTGTTTTGCCGATCGTTTCGGTAGCTCTGGTCTGGAAGCTGATATTCAACTTCCAAGGTCCAATAAACACAACTCTCGAAGCCTCTGGTATGTCAGCGATTCCTTGGCTCACATACGGCGCCTACGCCCCTTGGGCCCTCGTCATCATGAGTTGGTGGCATGCCACTAGCTACTACATGATCATCTTTCTTGCTGGCTTCCTTTCCATTCCAAGGGACTACTATGAAGCAGCTGCAATTGATGGTGCCAATGGCTTTCAGGTTCTCCGTTTCGTCACCCTTCCCGCCATGCGGCCGACGATTGCTTTGGCGCTAGTTCTATCCACCGTCAACGGCTTAAAAACATTTGCATTTCAACAAATCGTAACAGATGGCGGCCCCGCTTCGGCCACACAGATCATGACGTTGTTGATTTACAAAACCTCTTTTTCCTATCTCGATATGGGGCGAGCTAGCACTTACTCGGTGGTTCTCTTCGTAGGCATTTTTGGCATCAGTCTGCTGCAAATTTGGTTGATGAGGGATCGCCATGAATAATCGTCTTTTCAACCGCACCATTGCTCTGGCAATACTCGCACTTGCAGTCTTTCTGACGCTTTACCCCGTCGCATGGATGATGTCGGCATCCTTGAAAGATAGTGGCGAAATATTCGCAACTTCGACGTTGACCATAGGCAGCAAGGGATTTGCAAACTATCTCTCAGCCTTTCAAGAGCGTCCATTCTTCCTGTATCTATTTAACTCGGTCGCTGCGTCGCTAGTGTCGGTAATCATTACAAACGTTTTAGGTCTTCTCGCAGGATATAGCTTCGCTAAATTTCGCTATCGCCTTGCTCCATTGTTCTGGTTGGTTGTGCTGGTCTCGGTAATGATCCCTCTGGAAGCAATCGTCATTCCCCTGTTTTTGGAAGTTCATGCTTTCGGTTGGACCAACACATATGCAGGTCTAATTCTGCCAACCGCTTTCAATGTCGTAGGTATCTTCATCTTCAGGCAAGCAATTCTGTCCATTCCCGATGCCTATATTGAGGCCGCGCGCATTGATGGCGCAGGAGAATTGGAGATTCTTCGCCTGGTGGTCCTTCCCATGGTGATCCCGACAGCAGTCGTAGTGGCAATCCTCACTTTCAACCTTACTTGGAACAGCTATCTCTGGCCCTTGATCATAACCTCCGATGACGGGCTACGGACGCTGCCGCTCGGTATGGCAGCCTTTCAGGCCGGCTTTAATACCAAATACGGAGAAGTCATGGCGGTGTCCGTCTTTGGATCTCTCCCAACCGCCATCTTCTTCTTAATGCTGCAAAGATACTTCGTGGAGGGCGCAGTCGCGTCAGGGATCAAATGAGATTAGCAATCGATTTAGGCGGAACTCATTTGCGGATCGCCGTTGGAAGCAGCGTTGGCAGCTGGACACACTTTCACAAAGAGCGTCGCGGTGCGGTCTTTTCACCTGATGATCTGCTCGAGTGCCTTCGCATACATCTCAATAACTGGCAGCTGAAACCAGCATCCATAGGAATTTCCGTAGCTGCAGTTGTGGGCGAAACAGGTTATCTCGTCGCTGCTGAAAATCTCGGATGGAGTAACGTCCCACTTGGCCACATCCTGCGGCAGGCATTTTCTTGTCCAGTAGTTGTCGAAACTGATGTCTATTGTGGCGCTTACTATGAACTCAAACATGGCATCGTGCAGCACCACAGCTCAGCATTGTATGTCAGCGTCGGCACGGGAATCGGACACGCAGTAATAATTGATGGCAAAATCTGGCGCGGAGCACACGGCGCGGCCAACGCCCTTGGACACATGGTACTTCAACCAGATGGCATCCAGTGCTATTGCGGTCACAAAGGTTGCCTTTGCACCGTGGCCTCCGGACGGGCTCAGGAGCAATCGAATTCTTCTGGTAAGTCGCCAATAGAGGCTTTGGCTCAAGCAATTGCCTCAGCAGTCACGTTGCTGGAGCCAGAAGTCGTCGTTCTGTCCGGCGGTGCTCTAAAACAGAGCTGGTTCGACCTTTGCACCCTTGTAGCCGCTATTTCCTCGTTTTCCTACCCCGCAGTCCGCCTTCCAGAAGTGTTCTTATCAGAGCAAAATGAACCGAATCTTCTGGGAGCCTTTCTTCTCACCCAGGAGCTAAAACAATGATTAGACAAAACGCAGTTTACTGGATCAACAGAGCCTACAAAGAAGGGTGGGCTCTAGGGATGTTTAACGCGCATCACTTGGAGGCTATGCAGGCCATAGCCAGAGCAGCAGACAAGATGAAATCACCAGTAATGTTGGGTCTAACAATGGGCGGCATCCGTCACGTAGGCCTTGAATATTTTGTTTCCATGGCAGAGATCGCCCGGCAAGAGACATCGGTGCCGCTTCTACTACATCTCGACCACGGCGCAGATTACGACGCTGTAAAAGCATGTATTGAGGCAGGCTTTGATTCCGTCATGATCGATGCTTCCTCAACATCCTATGATTATAATGTTGAGCTCGTTCGGAAAGTCGTTGAACTCGCAAAGAAGCATGGCGTCGGAGTTGAAGCGCAAATTGGCGAAACCTTAGCCGAAGAAGGTGGAGAAGTTATCGAATTGAAAACTACGGTAGAAGAGGCCCGGACTTTTGTTGCGGATACGGGCATTGACTATCTTGCAGTTTCAATCGGTAACACGCCCGGCACGCTTGGCGATCATGCCCCCATTGACATTGAATTGACAAAGCAGCTTTCTGCTGCGGCGAAGATCCCTCTTGTCCTACACGGCGGAACCTCAGTCTCAGCGGACGTGGTTCACGAGGTGATTGCGTCTGGTGTTGCCAAAGTCAATATCGATGCA
The sequence above is a segment of the uncultured Cohaesibacter sp. genome. Coding sequences within it:
- a CDS encoding sugar ABC transporter permease, yielding MRKRIRLNEKLGVAGWGLIFAIPAMAYILAFLLYPILFSFYISLHDYDLLSDPVYVGFKHFAYLASDRAFLNSVKVTIFYVAYTIGPVLLLSFTLAWALTQVRRSRGIWQTLLFIPSVLPIVSVALVWKLIFNFQGPINTTLEASGMSAIPWLTYGAYAPWALVIMSWWHATSYYMIIFLAGFLSIPRDYYEAAAIDGANGFQVLRFVTLPAMRPTIALALVLSTVNGLKTFAFQQIVTDGGPASATQIMTLLIYKTSFSYLDMGRASTYSVVLFVGIFGISLLQIWLMRDRHE
- a CDS encoding carbohydrate ABC transporter permease gives rise to the protein MNNRLFNRTIALAILALAVFLTLYPVAWMMSASLKDSGEIFATSTLTIGSKGFANYLSAFQERPFFLYLFNSVAASLVSVIITNVLGLLAGYSFAKFRYRLAPLFWLVVLVSVMIPLEAIVIPLFLEVHAFGWTNTYAGLILPTAFNVVGIFIFRQAILSIPDAYIEAARIDGAGELEILRLVVLPMVIPTAVVVAILTFNLTWNSYLWPLIITSDDGLRTLPLGMAAFQAGFNTKYGEVMAVSVFGSLPTAIFFLMLQRYFVEGAVASGIK
- a CDS encoding ROK family protein, encoding MRLAIDLGGTHLRIAVGSSVGSWTHFHKERRGAVFSPDDLLECLRIHLNNWQLKPASIGISVAAVVGETGYLVAAENLGWSNVPLGHILRQAFSCPVVVETDVYCGAYYELKHGIVQHHSSALYVSVGTGIGHAVIIDGKIWRGAHGAANALGHMVLQPDGIQCYCGHKGCLCTVASGRAQEQSNSSGKSPIEALAQAIASAVTLLEPEVVVLSGGALKQSWFDLCTLVAAISSFSYPAVRLPEVFLSEQNEPNLLGAFLLTQELKQ
- a CDS encoding class II fructose-bisphosphate aldolase; the protein is MIRQNAVYWINRAYKEGWALGMFNAHHLEAMQAIARAADKMKSPVMLGLTMGGIRHVGLEYFVSMAEIARQETSVPLLLHLDHGADYDAVKACIEAGFDSVMIDASSTSYDYNVELVRKVVELAKKHGVGVEAQIGETLAEEGGEVIELKTTVEEARTFVADTGIDYLAVSIGNTPGTLGDHAPIDIELTKQLSAAAKIPLVLHGGTSVSADVVHEVIASGVAKVNIDAAVKGGFRTAFMETYRAEDPIVDTRIPMAHGRELAQKAVEERIRIFGAENKVA